TGGTGACGTGGAACCGCCCTTGTGACGCCAGAGCCGGGTCCGAGGAGCGGGTCGGCGGGCAGTGGCGGCTGAGGGGACCTCACTTCTGCAGCTCCTTCATCCTGTTGAGCGCGCTGCCGGCGCGGAACCACTCGATCTGGGTCTCGTTGAAGGTGTGGTTCAGGAGGATGGTCTCCTGGGTCCCATTGGGGTGCTTGATGATGCATGTCAGCGGCTGTGAGGAGGGACACGTGTGGGCGGATGGCCCCTGGGAACACGGCCCTGGGTTTGCtcgaggctcaggagggagggccACTGCTCCGGGCCCCGGGCCAGCAAGGTGACCCAGGTCCTAGGCCAGGTCTGGGCCTTGGCGGCTGGCCACGGGAAGACCCGAAGACCCGGAGGCCCTGACTCCTGGGCCCACAGGGCCCTGCAGGGTGTGGGCTGTGGCTGCCGAGCGCCAGGCCTGGGCCAGTGACTGGATGGAATGCAGGCCTGAGCTGGCTTTACCTTCATCTCTGGGAGGGCACTTCCTTCCCTCTTGGGGGTTACCTGGAGAATTCGGGGGCCCTTCTAGCTGGAACAAAGGCTCATGGAAGGAGGGCCAGGTGTAGGAAGgcaaccctcccctcccctctcaggAGGGCCCTGGGAGAAATGGGCTTGGCTGGCCCACCCTTCTTCCCTGCCCCCTGACCTTGCCAGGGGCAAAGTCCTTCAGGCCCTGGATGGTCAGCTTGTCCACAGGGTGAATCTTGTTGTAGTCAGCTGGGTCAGCGAAGGTGAGGGGCAGTAGGCCCTGCTTCTTCAGGTTGGTTTCTAGAAGACAGAGGGCAGCAGTCCATAGTGGGCAGGTCCCGTTCCTCCCTTCTCTGTGAGGAACCTCACCAGCCAAGTCCAATTAGGGCTCTAGGAGGGTCACGTGGTCCTGCCACACGGGGACAAACCTGGGTCACTGACCACAAGGACCAGCTTTGGCCGCTCTCCCAGTTATGTGGGGCCCTAGGCGAGTGTGCTTGCGTTCCTGTGTTTCCCTGAGGCCTCTGACAATCAGAGACAGTCCTCTGACCACGTGCCCTGGATCTCAGCTGCTCCAAGTGTGGAGGCGAGACCAGTATATGCCGGGGGTGGGGAGCTGTGGTGTCAGAACCGACAAATCTGAAGGGGCTGAGGCTGGAGGCCGGGGTGCTGTGGGCTCTCCATGAACACACCCTGGAGACCAGCCACGTGGCTCTGGccctgccaggcactgtgggcCGGGTGACCCTGGGTTGCCAGTGAGGGGAGGCGGGTGGGGCTGCGACTGGGCTCCTGCTCACCGTGGATCCTGGCAAAGCTCTTGGTGATGATGGCCCGGCCCCCGAGGTGGCGAGGCTCCAGGGCCGCGTGCTCCCGGCTCGAACCCTCACCATAGTTTTCATCTCCGATCACCACCCACCGGATGCCGTGTTTCTGTCAGGGGTGAGTAAGGAGCGAGTTTATGAGGAAGAGGAGGCACTGGCCCACCTCCTGCTCAGCCCTCAGGCCTCCTAAGGCTCACAGGTCAAGGGACCAGAGCCCCCCGCCTCATCTGCACCCCAAGGACAGGTGAAGTTAGAGCTGAATCCAGCCCCAGCCAGGCTCTCAGAAGACAGGATGAGACAGGGCCTGGCTGTCCGCAGGGTCTGGAAGGTGTGACCCTCCTGTGACCCAAAGCTCAGGGCAGCGGGGGTGACAGACACGGCTGCCTCGTGGTGCTGGGACACCATTCCACTGCAAAGCTGCAAGTGTGGCCCCCCTTTCCCTGAGTGGAGTGCCCGACCTGGCCACCAGGAAGCGCCAgagacccccatccccaccccgcaGCTCGGGCCCACCTTGTAGTAGCGGGCGGTGTCAGGGACAGGACCGAACTCCTGGGTGACGGCGTTGCGGACGGAGTTGGCCCTGCCGTTTTCCACGTTGATGGCGCCAATGAGCAGGTTGTTGGAGATGTTGTCCAGATGCCCACGGAACTTGAGCCAGGGGCCGGCAGCCGAGATGTGGTCAGTGGTACACTTCCCTTTGACCTTGGGTGGGTGAGCAGAGAGAACAGAGGTCGGGTGTGGGCTCTGAGTGGTGGATGGACAGGCCCTCTGGACGCAGATAGTGGGGACAGGAGAAGCGGGTCAGGCTCTGGCCAAGAGGGTTCAGGCACGGCTGTCCCCTGTCCCTCAAGGGGGCAGAGCCAGGCACGGAGGACCCATGCGTTTGCTCACTCGCTCTTCAGCCCGAGGCCCCCAGGTAGGAGGTGCCCAGGTTGGAAGACCAGCTGCAGATTCGTGCCAGAGACAGACGAGCTCTGGGACGTGTCTGGGTTCCGGCTGGCGATGATCATTTCGTCTACCGTGCGGGCTTTTAACGGGGGCTGTGTCAATGCCTGCAGACGCCGCAGTAAACAGCTCAGTGCCTGTGCGGCATGGCCCCAAGGCCTCTGGCCCCTCTGCTCAGCTCCCAGACACACGCCCTATCCCTGATGCTCAACCACGGGAAATCGACGGCACCAGAGCGTGTCTGGTCAAGCCCAGTGCATGGAGACCTGCTGTGAGGGTCACAGTTGCTCATCTGCCCTCCTAACACTGCATCCGCCCACACCCCCGGAGGACCCTGAGCAGCTGGCCCGGCACAGGGCAGTAGAAAGGGGGACACAGATCCCCTCATTCCTCCACAGCCAAAcctcccttcctgcccctgcCTGACTCTTGACCGTGTCCTCCACTGGGGCCCATGGGGGCCCACGTGGTTCCCCGGGCCCTCCTGCCCATTAGGGAAGGGTGCGCTGGCAGCAGGGCTGTTCGCACGTCTCCGAGTCCCTGACCTTGATGAGGATCTGCAGGTCCTCCAGGTCTCGGCCGTCCCACTTGTCGAAAGGCTCCAGGAGCTGCAGGCGCTGGCTGGTGGGACTCACATCCACCTGCTGCCCGCTGCTGTCCTTGGGGGGGTGCTGGTAGGTGTCCTGTCCGGGGTCAAACTCCTGCAGCAGGCGACAGGGCACGTTGGGTGCCAAGCCCTCAGTCCCACGTGGACGGGTTCCCACGGCAGGCAAGCTCCCCGGGCGCCAAGCTCTCCCTCCCGGCAAGCACCCTTCCTGGGCCGGAAGCATCTCAGCGGCCCTGAGCCCCAGGCCGAGGTGGGCCCGCAGGACGGTGGCAGAGGCTGCGCCTGCTCACCGCTCGGGGAAGCTCATCTGCGTCGGGAGCCTCCAGCTTGAACTTCTTGCCGTCCTTGCCCGTCAGGAAGTCAGTCTCTGGGTTGAACTTGAGGGTGCCAGCAATGGCCAGGGCTGTGACAATCTGGAATGGAGGCGGCCAGTCTGTCGTTCGCACCAAACTCCTCCCATCCCTTCACCTCAGCAGAAGCCTAGGCAGAAACTGAGGTGGAGCCGGGAAATTTCCAGATTCTCCATGACTGCTCTTCCCCTCGCAGGCGGGAGCTGCAGCCATGTCTCTGGGACCAGGGCCTGCAGAGGACTCATGCACCCACCTCTACCACCCCCCGGGGCCTGGACCTCAGTGCCTCCTTGGGCAGGGCCAGTGCTGGACCCCAAGAGGCCCTGGCACAGAAATGCTCCCAGGATGAGTATGTTCCTTAATGGGCACCGAAAACATGGAAGGGGCCATTTCTTCACCAAAGTATTTCTAGAACGCTCCTTTAAAAAACCAAgtcatggatttccctggtggttcagtagttaagaatccccctgccaaaggaggggacatgggtttgatccctggtccgggaagattccatatgccacagggcagctaggTCTGTGCACAATTTCTGAGCCCttgcaccctggagcccatgctctgcagaaagagaagtcaccgcagtgaGAAACCCAACAAGCAACAAGAGTGACCCCtgttcgctgcaactagagaaaagcctgcataccgcaacaaagacccagcgcaggaAAAAAAAGGGTCACAAGACTGTCTGCGCGCGGAAAACTACTAAGTGCCCAGAGCATGCAGCTCACTGCTCATCGTGACAGCACGGCCTCCCTCTTGGCTCGGGCAGCGCAAGCGCCTCCTGCGTTGTTCATGAGTCACCAACGGGACCCATGTGGCCGGGTGGAGGCAGGAGTGCCTTCTGTCCCCGGTGGTGACTCTAACAAAACCTCAGACTCCTGGGGCTgaggggagccaggcagggcaCACCCAGGGAACTCAATGCCTGGGCCCGGCAAGGCCTGTGGCTCTTGGTTTCTGCTCTGACAACCCCTGGCCCTGTGATGCCAACATTCCTTCAGCAGCCCTGCAGGGCCCCTACTCCCCTGCCTGGCCAGGGCAGGACCCCCAGAGGCTATCCCAGGTTAGGGCGGAGCCTCACCTCTGGGGACGTGACGAAGGCGTGGGTCTCGGGGTTTGCGTCATTGCGGCCTGTGAAGTTCCTGTTGTAGGAGGTGACGATGGTGTTCTTCTCCCCCTTCTTGATGTCCTTCCTGCCAGGTCGGAGGGGACACAGTTAGGGACATCTGGCTTTGTCACCTGGCCTGACCTGCCAAGCTCATGGCAGAGGAGGGGAAATGGAAAAAGACCTAGAAATGGTCACCTCCCCCCAGGTCTCAACTCACACCCACAGAGCAGGAGGGAACCTCAGGCATCACTGAGGTTTGTTAGAAGCCACACGTAAGACAAGAGGCCAGACCAAGGATCCCTGACCGGGGCCATGGCGTCCTTTCAGGAGGGTCCATCTGAGGCCCCCGCTGTGTGCGTTAGGATGAGGCCTCCCTGGCTCCTTCCGACTCCCCGCCACGGCTTTGGCCAGGTGGCCACTCAGCGCTTCGGGGGACTCTTCCTCTTTACCTCCAGCCCAACTTTCTAGTCCTGCCCGGAAAAGTCTTCTAATATCCTACAGTCCTGGAAGCTCCACCCTCAGGGCATCTCCCCTCAACATCTGGGGCTCTGTACCCCAGGACACAAGGGGCCGTCCTATAAAACTGCttctttggcagaaaacaacaaaattctgtaaagcaattatcctttgattaaaaaaaaattaattaaaaaaatacattaaaaaagaaaaccctgtgCTTCTCACCTGtcccactggccaatgcaggggccGCAGGCATTGGCCAGGACGATGCCACCCACATCCCTCAGGATCTGTGCCTGTAGcggggagaggggatggggaggggtcaGGGGCAGGCTGGCGGGAACCCCGGGGCACAGGCCCCTGCGTACAAGGCTGTGGCAGCCACGTCCCTTGGCAGAGGgatggtggggagcaggggcgcGGCGTGCGGGCACTCACATAACCGTCCCGCTCAATAGTGGCGCGGATCTGCTCCGAGCCCGGGGTGATGGTGAACTGGGACTTGCACTTGAGCCCATGGGCCAGCGCCTGCTTGGCCACGGCTGCGGAGCGGCCCATGTCTTCGTAGCTGGAGTTGGTACAGCTGCCGATCAGACCTGGTGCGTTGTGGGTGGGGGGACGGACCGTCAGGAGGAGAGTGACCAGAGCTCTCCGCCTGACCGCAAACGATCCACCCCCGGTCAAGGGTTCACCCACTCTGCTCCCAACACAGAGAAGTTGGAAGCAACCTACCTCGCTGTCTGTCCTCTCAGCCCAGACACTTAAACTGTGGCCACCGAGCGGACGCTGAACCCACTGGCAGCGTATCACCCACAGTCTTAGAGTGAACAGCCTGTATGTGGGCACACGCTGGAGGGCCCCCACTAAGATACTGACAGGGACCACTGCTGGGGAAGGACTTAGAGGCCcactttattttatactttgtagCATTCTCTGGCTTTCTACTTGGTTTTATAATCAGGAagaaaagaattcttttaaaGAAGTCTATCATAGTTATTCAAAAAGCCAATAAAAACCGAATGACATCACACTGTCTGTAGAGACAGACAGTCTGTCTTACCAGCTCAGTGATTTATGCTCTAATTATTAAGCTaccaaagatttctttttatttacttcactAACAAGGCTGCACACACCGCACAGCCCTCCACGCCAGGCTCCGTGGGAGCTCTCACCACCCCTCAACTCGCCCCTCCTCCCGGCAATTCCAATGGTACCACCCCCATTTCAGAGCTGGGGAACCGGGCACAGGGGGTGAAGTAATGAGCTCACAGTCACCCAGCTATGAAGTGGCAGAGTCAGTCACTCAGGCCACCCAGGTTCACGTGCTTCACAGAACCATGACAACAGTGATACCAAcatgcccgtgtgtgtgtgtaaagcacGTAAGTGAAACCAGGCGCGGGAGCTGGTGAGAGGAAatgtttgcaaaacagaaaatttacaCACATCAGCATGGGCGTATACAAAGAGCTGGTTCTGGCTGAAGGTGGAGATTAGGgctgttttaaaattcttgtttTGTCAATAGTCTCTACACGGATACATATTTCTTTTAtaccaagaaaaaataatttctttaaaaagctgtGGAGGGAAGAAAACTATTTTAGAAAGTGCCTGAACCATTCAGGAAAGGCCCCACGGCAAGCACGGGCAACGGTCCGCAGCCCTGGGCGGACCTGCTGgctctggggctgggggcgggggtacTCACCCACTCGGATGTCCAAGGGCCACCCCTCCTTCTCTGCCACACTGCCCACTTCTGCGACAGGGTGAGCCAGGTCGGGGGTGAAGGGCCCATTGATGTGCGGCTTCAGCTGAAGTGAAAGaagagggggcaggggtggggaggaactCAGCTTGGTGTGTGGACAGCTCTCTCCTTCAGAGGTGGCCTGGCTCCTGCTCACCCAGTCACGGTAGGCCTGGGAGGCCAGCTCTCATTCTACAGCTCAAACCTTATCCCAGGAAGGGCCCGAGCAGCGGGCACTGTCCACGCACCCACTCCTGGAGCCCTCCAACCCCCAAGGTCATTATCTCCTGCCTGCAGACGGCAGAGCTGCctgccttgcccaaggtcacaagctTGGAGACAGTAGAGGCATGGGATGAATCAAGGCTGCCGGTTCCCTCAGCCCGTTATCTCCCGTGAGGTGGTGCTTCTGGAATCTGGAGGCCAGACATTTTATACGTGATGCTACTTATCACCAACATGAAGCACTGAGTGAAGTGCCTGGCACCCAGTTAGCCCGCAATGAATATCAGCAACAGTTATTATATGAATTAGCTCATTCAGTTCCCATGACTGCCTCGGGTTTTACACATGATGAAGTGAGGCGCATAGTGGCCTTAAGCAAGCTCACAGGcttaagtggcagagtcaggatttgaacttgCGCAGGTTGGCAGCAGGGCCTAAACTCTCAGCTGCTATGTTCTGCTGCTTTGGCTCCTCCAGCCCATCCTTCCTCTGGCCTTCCAAATGTTACCCTGATCTACAGGTCTCAGGGTACCGGGGTCGGGCCTGGAATCTTGGACCCTGCCCTCTGAATTCTCACAACAGAGCAAGCTCAAGGGTAAAATCTTGGCTTCTCCGAGAGCTGAGTTAGGGGCAAACTGAACGTTTCTGAATGACCAGCCGGAGAACCAAAAGATCAAAAGCCTTGCTGGGTGTGCTGCCAGGGGCCTGCCCAAGCCCCGCCGAGGCCCACCAGACGTCTCCAGATGGCGCCTGAACCACCCTACCCTCAGAAACCCCCTGGAACCAACTCCCGGCCTCACCTCACTGAGGTTAATTTCAATCAGCTGGTCATAATGGCAGCCAGAGTCAGGTACCAAGTGATCCTTGAATTCATCGGCAAGGTTGGCAATGTCTGAAATCAACAAGGGAGGGAGACTGAAGCATGTAAGACAGAAATTGGTCACAAgactccatccattcatccatcagaaCCAGTTACCCAGCACTGGCCACACACTCCGGGCCCCGGGCACTGACTGggcaaacaaaggaagaaaacagcagcACAGGACACAGTGCCTGCCCTCGGGGATGCCCAGTCCCACGGAGGCGCCATCAGTGAGCCGGAGGTCACAGCACAACACGAGAGAGGCCCGGGAACACGGGGACACTGAGGAGAGGCACGGACTTGGGGTTCAGAGTCAGGGAGAGGAGAAGCGCTGAACTTTAAAGGAGAAGTTACTTGATAATTAAATCAAAGGAAGAGTCTTCCAGGTATGATTCTATGTACAGAGAGCTCGGAAACAAAGTGACAAGCTCTCCCCAGgtcccccagcctctggctccACCAAGCACCTCTCTCCAGAAGACCCAACAAGCTCTCCCCAGGCCCCATTTCCAACTCTGGGTTTCAAAGAAGCTAAGCTCAAACCTCAGGGAAGTTGTTGGGGAAGGCTGAGAAAATGGTTCTTACACCAAATGTTTTTCCTCCTCCCCTGCTAGAGTAGGAATTACAAACAGAAGCAAATCCACGTCATTTCCAGAGCTTCCCATAGAGGGCGCCAGGGACCAGGCCAAGAAAAACCGAATTCAGACGCCCTTTTGGGGGAAACTAAATCCTTGAGCCACAATGTTTCACGCTGAGAGGCCAGAGCCTCTGAGAAGCTGACGAGAGCTACAGAAgcccactcaggagcagtcacaCACATAACCTCTCACAGACTTCCAGGGGCTTCTCAAAGCCCTGAAGTCAGTTCAGAGATGCGGGGATTAGGAACCCCTACCGGCTCACCTGCCCGGCCAGTCTTGCTCAGGTATTTCTTCATCCTGTGGTTATAAGGGAACACTGAAGTGGTGGCCCCAATTTCTGCGCCCATGTTGCAGATGGTCGCCATGCCTGTAGAGAGAGAGAACCCACAGGGCTGGCTGAGCAGCTGGGTGAGGCCCCCCCGTCTGCTAAAGGTGCACACACGTCTCTGCACCAGGGAGCTGGCATCACTCCTTCCCTCGCTCTCACTGCCCTTGTGGTCCAGGGTTAAAAGGATGGCCAGGCAAAGAGAGGCCACGGGGCTAGAGCCCAGTGTCCCGGCTGTCAGGGTGGCTGCTGGATTCGGGGAGAACACAAGATTCTGGCCTTATGAGCCGAGTTCCAACTCCAGGCCTGGCTGGCCCGCTCGGCAAACTAGATGGCCACCATGTGATGAGAGCTGACCTGGCCAGACCGCGCCCAGCTGTTGCTGTGTCCATTTGCAGGTGAGGGAACCGACTCAGAGAGGTCCATGGTCGTGCCATAAAGCGAATGCCAGTGCGGCCTTCAGGACTTGGTCTGCCTGCCTGATGGGCAGGCCTGCATGCTTTCAGCCATACCACGGTGGAAATGTTTCTGGGCCTGGGGTTTTCCAGCTATAATACTGGAATGATATCTATGGCCTAGACCACAGAGCCGCCCACAGAACTGGAGAGGTTATAGACGTGCTGACTGCAACCAGCACTCCAGCCCCACGGGGTTGCTCAGACACAGGTCTGTGCTTGCTGCCAACTTCCTAACTGAACGTCCATCAGCAGTAAGGGCTACTTACAGGAGTGAGCCCTGCATCACTGGAGGGATACAAGGGCCAGCTGAACTGCAGCTCTGTGGGGGTACTATGGAGCTGAGGCAGGCAGGGAAGGCTGGACTGAACCATCTCTAAGGCTCATTCCAACTCTACTTGGATTTCTGAGGGCCCAAGCATGGAGGCCAGATCACCAGGAGTGATGAGAAGGGAGGGGGCTGGCTCCCATCTGGTCTTAGAGACTAACAGGTGATGGTCTCTAACCCAAAGGAAGAGAGTGAGGCTCTGACTCCAGGCAAGGGAGGGTGTGAGAATGGGGCTGCTCTGTGACTGAAGCCCTGCTCTGAGTCCCCGCCCACCACCTCCATCTTCTGTGGATTCTTCTGGATCACTCAAGGCAGCCCATGGCCACGGCCACGCTGGCTCAGCCCCTAACTCCATGTGGCCACAGGCAAGTGACCTGCCGTCTTCGAGGGGCCCCAACGTCCCATTAAATGAAGGGCCTGGACTAGACCACCTCCCCTCTACCCCTAGGAGCCCATCGCAAGTTCCCAAACTGACTGGCCAGAGTCTCCTGGGCAGGCCAGCCGCTGCTTCCACAGCTCAACCACAGGCCCATCGGGCCGCAAAGGCTGGAGCACACCTGCAGCCGCCGTCCTCACCGGTGCAGGAAATGGAGTCTACTCCAGGCCCATGGTACTCCACGATGGCTCCCGTGCCACCTTTCACTGTGAGGATACCCGCCACCTTCAGGATCACATCTTTAGGTGAGGTCCAGCCGGAGAGGGAGCCCGTCAGCTTCACGCCAATCACCTGAATAGGCGGGGCCAGAAAGCAGGCGCAGGCCACGTGTCAGGCGCCACGTTCCAACCAGTGTCTGCTGCTGGGGTTCCCACTCAGGCTTACTtatccctgcctccttcccagaGAGCTGAACCTATGCTCTCAGCTCCTGTGGGTCCCACATCTCCTACTCGCCCCACCAACCACCCCCTGCTGTCACCCCGATACGAGCCCCTCCCCACTTCTCACCTTGGGGCACTTCAGCTCCCAGGGAATCCCAGCCATGACGTCCACAGCATCAGCACCCCCGACTCCAATGCAGATGCCCCCCAGGCCACCCCCATTGGGGGTGTGGGAATCAGTGCCAATCAGAAGAACCCCAGGGTATGCATAGTTTTCCAGAATGATCTGAAAAAGAATCCAAGGTCTTAAAAGCCCTTAGCAGAGAAAGGAGCTTAGGGCTCCAATGGGGTCTGCAAGACTGCCCGCTGCCGACACCGGGCCACTGAGCTAATCCTAGGCACGCCGCCTGCACGGGGCCTTTCCAGTGTGGCCGAGATGAGCCAGAGGCCTGGGAGGCTGGAAGCCTGGGCTCAGTAACAGCTCTGACAGCTCCTGACTGTGTGACCTGGACTAGTAAGTGCctccctggacctcagttttctcatctgttagcACAGGATTAAGAATGGCTGCACCAACCCGACCCCAGGATAGTGGTGAGAACCAGATGGCCTGGGATACAAGAGTGTGTCCTGTGACAGGCCTGGGGACAATGCTGACTGCTGAAAAGGTGCCTCCGATAACACTGCCTCACGTGGTGG
This genomic stretch from Cervus elaphus chromosome 22, mCerEla1.1, whole genome shotgun sequence harbors:
- the ACO2 gene encoding aconitate hydratase, mitochondrial, which gives rise to MAPYSLLVSRLQKALGVRQYHVASVLCQRAKVAMSHFEPNEYIRYDLLEKNINIVRKRLNRPLTLSEKIVYGHLDDPANQEIERGKTYLRLRPDRVAMQDATAQMAMLQFISSGLPKVAVPSTIHCDHLIEAQLGGEKDLRRAKDINQEVYNFLATAGAKYGVGFWRPGSGIIHQIILENYAYPGVLLIGTDSHTPNGGGLGGICIGVGGADAVDVMAGIPWELKCPKVIGVKLTGSLSGWTSPKDVILKVAGILTVKGGTGAIVEYHGPGVDSISCTGMATICNMGAEIGATTSVFPYNHRMKKYLSKTGRADIANLADEFKDHLVPDSGCHYDQLIEINLSELKPHINGPFTPDLAHPVAEVGSVAEKEGWPLDIRVGLIGSCTNSSYEDMGRSAAVAKQALAHGLKCKSQFTITPGSEQIRATIERDGYAQILRDVGGIVLANACGPCIGQWDRKDIKKGEKNTIVTSYNRNFTGRNDANPETHAFVTSPEIVTALAIAGTLKFNPETDFLTGKDGKKFKLEAPDADELPRAEFDPGQDTYQHPPKDSSGQQVDVSPTSQRLQLLEPFDKWDGRDLEDLQILIKVKGKCTTDHISAAGPWLKFRGHLDNISNNLLIGAINVENGRANSVRNAVTQEFGPVPDTARYYKKHGIRWVVIGDENYGEGSSREHAALEPRHLGGRAIITKSFARIHETNLKKQGLLPLTFADPADYNKIHPVDKLTIQGLKDFAPGKPLTCIIKHPNGTQETILLNHTFNETQIEWFRAGSALNRMKELQK